A single region of the Pseudokineococcus lusitanus genome encodes:
- a CDS encoding LLM class flavin-dependent oxidoreductase — MPPTPLLGVELSDAGAHPAAWRLPAADPGHLHDPARWVSLVRAAQRGGLDLVLLPGGLGPADVDGGVRGRLDPLLTASFVAPLTTGVGLVPTVTTTHTEPFHVGKAVQTLDWVSRGRAGWEVAVSRSPEEAALVGRKDVAGGALEEEELWAEADDVAEVVARMEDSWEDDAEVRDVATGRFVDRDRIHAVAFEGDPFSVAGASITPRSPQGRPPVVVRADSAAALRFAARRADVVRVPAHDLATAVAHRRALHRLVAEAGRDPEEVALLVEVVAWLGPDAAERRDALDRWTPTNTNPGTVEHVGDAAGLADLVGAWTGGRDGGAGVDGVVVRPAVLPLDLDALVDDVVPLLRRRGLRPTGPPARTLRGTLGLDRPASRYARVPATAGGAR; from the coding sequence ATGCCCCCCACCCCCCTCCTCGGCGTCGAGCTGTCCGACGCCGGCGCCCACCCCGCCGCCTGGCGGCTCCCCGCCGCCGACCCCGGCCACCTCCACGACCCGGCCCGCTGGGTCTCCCTCGTGCGGGCGGCGCAGCGCGGCGGGCTCGACCTCGTCCTCCTGCCCGGCGGCCTCGGCCCCGCGGACGTCGACGGCGGGGTCCGCGGCCGTCTCGACCCCCTGCTCACCGCCTCCTTCGTCGCGCCGCTCACCACGGGGGTCGGTCTCGTCCCGACCGTGACGACGACGCACACCGAGCCCTTCCACGTGGGCAAGGCGGTGCAGACCCTCGACTGGGTGAGCCGCGGCCGCGCGGGCTGGGAGGTCGCCGTCAGCAGGTCCCCCGAGGAGGCCGCGCTCGTCGGGCGCAAGGACGTCGCCGGCGGCGCCCTCGAGGAGGAGGAGCTCTGGGCGGAGGCCGACGACGTCGCCGAGGTCGTGGCGCGGATGGAGGACAGCTGGGAGGACGACGCGGAGGTCCGCGACGTCGCCACCGGGCGGTTCGTCGACCGCGACCGCATCCACGCCGTCGCCTTCGAGGGCGACCCGTTCTCCGTGGCCGGCGCCTCGATCACCCCGCGCTCGCCCCAGGGCCGGCCGCCGGTCGTCGTCCGGGCCGACAGCGCCGCCGCCCTGCGGTTCGCCGCCCGGCGGGCGGACGTCGTCCGCGTGCCCGCCCACGACCTCGCGACGGCCGTCGCGCACCGCCGGGCGCTCCACCGGCTCGTCGCGGAGGCGGGCCGGGACCCCGAGGAGGTCGCGCTCCTCGTGGAGGTCGTCGCCTGGCTCGGGCCGGACGCCGCCGAGCGCCGCGACGCGCTGGACCGGTGGACGCCCACGAACACGAACCCCGGGACCGTCGAGCACGTCGGCGACGCGGCGGGGCTCGCCGACCTCGTCGGGGCCTGGACCGGCGGCCGCGACGGCGGGGCCGGCGTCGACGGCGTCGTCGTCCGGCCCGCGGTCCTGCCGCTCGACCTCGACGCGCTCGTCGACGACGTCGTGCCGCTGCTGCGACGCCGGGGCCTGCGGCCGACCGGGCCCCCCGCCCGCACCCTGCGGGGCACGCTCGGCCTGGACCGCCCGGCGTCCCGGTACGCCCGGGTCCCCGCCACCGCGGGCGGTGCGCGATGA
- a CDS encoding GNAT family N-acetyltransferase: protein MTAAPGLEVVRVHPDDPLAAPLFTELAAEYGARYGDLFGGAGQEMARYPATDFLPPDGELLLLVEDGAPVAGGAYRRHERAGTAEVKRMWTAGSHRRRGLARRVLAELQARAAAAGYASMYLTTGPRQPEAVGLYLAAGWTPLFDPAVPRPTDADALRRLPEDQRFYAFTTTLGDPS from the coding sequence GTGACCGCCGCCCCGGGGCTCGAGGTCGTGCGCGTGCACCCCGACGACCCGCTGGCCGCACCGCTGTTCACCGAGCTGGCCGCCGAGTACGGCGCCCGGTACGGCGACCTCTTCGGCGGGGCGGGGCAGGAGATGGCCCGCTACCCCGCGACGGACTTCCTCCCGCCGGACGGCGAGCTGCTCCTGCTCGTCGAGGACGGCGCCCCCGTGGCCGGCGGGGCGTACCGCCGGCACGAGCGGGCGGGCACCGCCGAGGTCAAGCGGATGTGGACGGCGGGGTCGCACCGCCGCCGAGGCCTGGCCCGGCGGGTGCTCGCCGAGCTGCAGGCCCGGGCCGCGGCCGCCGGCTACGCCTCGATGTACCTGACCACCGGACCGCGCCAGCCGGAGGCGGTGGGGCTCTACCTCGCCGCCGGGTGGACGCCGCTCTTCGACCCGGCCGTGCCCCGCCCCACCGACGCCGACGCCCTGCGCCGGCTGCCCGAGGACCAGCGGTTCTACGCCTTCACCACGACCCTGGGGGACCCCTCATGA
- a CDS encoding NtaA/DmoA family FMN-dependent monooxygenase (This protein belongs to a clade of FMN-dependent monooxygenases, within a broader family of flavin-dependent oxidoreductases, the luciferase-like monooxygenase (LMM) family, some of whose members use coenzyme F420 rather than FMN.), which translates to MSRRQVHLGAHFPGVNSTTVWTDPRSRSQVDLSSFEHLARTAEEARLDFFFLAEGLRLREHKGELFDLDVVGRPDTLPVLAALAAVTERLGLVGTITTTFNEPYELARQWATLDLLSRGRAGWNVVTSSDAFHGANFRRGGFLPHAERYTRAAELLDVARQLWDAWDDDAVAAAGAGETFLRPGAVRPVDHRGRQFTVRGEPGTPRGPQGHPVLFQAGDSAEGRDLAAREADVVFTAHSTVEAGQAFYADVKGRLAAHGRTEDDLKVLPAVTVVLGDTEAEARDRARHVREQQVTGPAAIAFLEQLWGRDLTAYDPDGPLPAEDPEPEHVSVTRGRVRHHRDPAALARQWREQAAANRWSIRELVIAVGDRGGLVGTPSSVARQVDEAVQCRACDGYILVPHLTPTGLDDVAARVVPLLQERGVFRADYAGPTLRDHLGLGPARRPTTAPADDRRLVAR; encoded by the coding sequence ATGAGCCGCCGCCAGGTGCACCTCGGCGCCCACTTCCCCGGCGTCAACAGCACCACCGTGTGGACGGACCCCCGGTCGCGCAGCCAGGTCGACCTCTCCTCGTTCGAGCACCTGGCCCGGACCGCCGAGGAGGCCCGCCTCGACTTCTTCTTCCTCGCCGAGGGCCTGCGGCTGCGCGAGCACAAGGGCGAGCTGTTCGACCTCGACGTCGTCGGGCGCCCCGACACCCTGCCCGTGCTGGCGGCGCTCGCCGCCGTCACCGAGCGCCTCGGGCTGGTCGGCACCATCACGACGACCTTCAACGAGCCCTACGAGCTCGCACGGCAGTGGGCCACGCTCGACCTGCTGTCCCGCGGGCGGGCCGGCTGGAACGTCGTCACGAGCTCGGACGCCTTCCACGGCGCCAACTTCCGCCGCGGCGGCTTCCTGCCCCACGCCGAGCGCTACACCCGGGCCGCCGAGCTGCTCGACGTCGCCCGGCAGCTCTGGGACGCCTGGGACGACGACGCCGTCGCCGCGGCGGGGGCCGGGGAGACCTTCCTGCGCCCCGGCGCCGTCCGCCCCGTCGACCACCGGGGACGCCAGTTCACGGTGCGCGGCGAGCCCGGCACCCCCCGGGGCCCGCAGGGACACCCCGTCCTCTTCCAGGCGGGCGACTCCGCCGAGGGCCGCGACCTCGCCGCCCGCGAGGCCGACGTCGTCTTCACGGCGCACTCGACGGTCGAGGCCGGGCAGGCGTTCTACGCCGACGTCAAGGGCCGCCTCGCCGCGCACGGGCGGACGGAGGACGACCTCAAGGTGCTGCCCGCGGTCACCGTCGTCCTCGGGGACACCGAGGCCGAGGCGCGGGACCGGGCCCGCCACGTCCGGGAGCAGCAGGTGACCGGGCCGGCGGCGATCGCGTTCCTCGAGCAGCTCTGGGGCCGCGACCTCACCGCGTACGACCCCGACGGCCCGCTGCCGGCCGAGGACCCGGAGCCCGAGCACGTGTCGGTGACCCGTGGCCGCGTCCGCCACCACCGGGACCCCGCCGCCCTCGCCCGGCAGTGGCGGGAGCAGGCCGCGGCGAACCGCTGGTCGATCCGCGAGCTCGTCATCGCCGTCGGCGACCGCGGCGGCCTCGTCGGGACGCCGTCGTCGGTCGCGCGGCAGGTCGACGAGGCGGTGCAGTGCCGCGCCTGCGACGGCTACATCCTCGTGCCGCACCTCACCCCGACCGGCCTCGACGACGTCGCGGCCCGGGTCGTCCCGCTGCTGCAGGAGCGCGGCGTCTTCCGCGCGGACTACGCGGGCCCGACGCTCCGGGACCACCTCGGCCTCGGGCCCGCGCGCCGCCCGACGACGGCCCCCGCCGACGACCGACGGCTGGTGGCCCGGTGA